Proteins found in one Opitutaceae bacterium genomic segment:
- a CDS encoding response regulator transcription factor, whose translation MKRLVIIEDQTAIREMLVEILRTDTNYLLVGECGEGQSAYNLCLEVKPDLIVLDAKLPGLNGVDLLRRLNKQLKNVRVLVFSGHENPVLVREMLEAGAHGFVEKTAGLLELKKGLETVANGGTYFGPAVAALLRNVVANPTASATPDFLTDREREILQLVAESHSTKEIASKLGISVKTVDNHRTNLMRKLNLHDVASLTRYALDVGLIEPRKLV comes from the coding sequence ATGAAACGACTCGTTATCATTGAGGACCAGACCGCTATCCGCGAGATGCTCGTGGAAATTTTGCGGACCGACACCAACTACCTGCTCGTCGGCGAATGCGGAGAAGGTCAAAGCGCATACAACCTGTGCTTGGAGGTGAAACCGGACCTCATTGTCCTGGATGCGAAGCTTCCGGGACTCAACGGCGTGGACTTGCTGCGACGCTTGAACAAGCAGCTAAAGAACGTGCGCGTGCTCGTGTTCTCCGGCCATGAAAACCCGGTGCTTGTGCGCGAAATGCTCGAAGCAGGCGCACACGGCTTTGTCGAGAAGACAGCAGGTCTCCTCGAGCTGAAGAAAGGCCTCGAGACCGTCGCCAATGGCGGCACCTATTTCGGACCCGCAGTCGCCGCACTCCTTCGCAACGTGGTGGCGAATCCGACAGCCTCCGCTACCCCCGATTTTCTCACAGACCGCGAACGCGAAATTCTCCAATTGGTCGCCGAAAGCCACAGCACGAAGGAAATCGCCTCCAAGCTGGGCATCAGTGTCAAGACGGTCGACAATCACCGCACCAATCTCATGCGCAAACTCAACCTGCATGATGTGGCGAGCCTCACCCGCTATGCCTTGGACGTCGGGCTGATTGAGCCACGCAAGCTCGTCTGA
- a CDS encoding OmpA family protein, which yields MNLFVKKTTFILLSAFVVLSGCRKKPQRPDPSATVMGQQGGGLGAGDVGNLGATDASAMGLQNREGVIETEDKIIGLLKPVYFDFDKSGINAAERTKLQAAKDYLDQTPQHRLLIEGHCDWRGTAEYNLGLGDRRANAAREYLLSLGVAANRIETLSKGSLDAKENGSDTEMAQDRRAELIVLKK from the coding sequence ATGAACCTCTTCGTCAAGAAAACCACTTTCATTCTCCTCAGCGCCTTCGTGGTGCTTTCCGGCTGCCGCAAGAAGCCCCAGCGCCCGGATCCGAGCGCCACTGTGATGGGCCAGCAAGGCGGTGGCCTGGGCGCCGGCGATGTCGGCAATTTGGGCGCGACCGACGCCTCCGCGATGGGTCTTCAGAATCGCGAAGGGGTGATTGAGACCGAAGACAAGATCATCGGCCTGCTCAAGCCGGTCTATTTCGATTTCGACAAGTCCGGCATCAATGCAGCCGAGCGCACGAAGCTGCAGGCTGCCAAGGATTACCTCGACCAGACTCCGCAGCACCGCCTCCTGATCGAAGGTCATTGTGACTGGCGCGGTACGGCTGAGTATAACCTTGGCCTTGGCGACCGCCGTGCCAATGCCGCCCGCGAGTATTTGCTCAGCCTCGGTGTTGCCGCCAACCGGATCGAAACCCTTTCGAAGGGCAGCCTCGATGCGAAAGAAAACGGCTCCGACACTGAAATGGCCCAGGATCGCCGTGCCGAGCTTATCGTCCTGAAGAAGTAA
- a CDS encoding alkaline phosphatase encodes MSPQIPRREFLRVGATGSLIAALGLQHGCGQSADAGKPRTARNVIFLVSDGMSLGTLVMADALKRLQTGQSSHWLSLYAREEVRIAKMLTASASSSVTDSAAASSAFGGGTRVANGSLNIRPDGTRNEPILRLAKSAGLGAGLVTTATITHATPAGFVAQVGSRGDEEEVASQYLEQGVDVLLGGGSDFFDRAKRKDGRDLLSEYSKVGYSMASSGSALSAVTGSKCLGLFSAGHMPYSLDLSAGGQDIPSLAQMTRHALTTLSRGSTGFVLQVEGARIDHAAHANDVGALLRDQLAFDEALGEVIRFVDGRDDTLVLLTSDHGNANPGLNGTGAAYSETDERFAKVAGFRQTNTWVLEGLSAKSTDADVRTRVQQGLGLQLLKEEADVLVAALRSEHRDSYRVRNAPLVALGQVVANHCAVGWTGVSHTSDPTELVAFGPGSEGIRGLVPNTYLYECMVRALDLRRAKAA; translated from the coding sequence ATGAGCCCGCAAATTCCAAGGAGGGAGTTCCTCCGCGTCGGTGCAACCGGTTCCCTGATCGCCGCCCTTGGCCTCCAACACGGCTGCGGGCAATCAGCTGATGCCGGTAAGCCACGAACGGCCCGGAATGTCATCTTTCTCGTCAGCGATGGGATGAGCCTCGGCACCCTGGTGATGGCCGACGCGCTGAAGAGGCTCCAGACCGGGCAGTCATCCCACTGGCTTTCACTCTACGCTCGTGAGGAGGTGCGGATCGCGAAAATGCTCACGGCCTCGGCCTCATCGTCTGTCACGGACTCTGCAGCCGCCTCGTCCGCCTTTGGCGGAGGGACACGCGTTGCAAACGGGTCACTCAACATCAGGCCGGATGGCACGCGCAACGAGCCCATCCTGAGACTTGCGAAGTCAGCGGGCCTCGGCGCCGGCCTGGTAACGACTGCCACCATCACCCACGCGACGCCTGCCGGGTTCGTCGCGCAGGTGGGAAGTCGCGGTGATGAAGAGGAGGTGGCCTCGCAATACCTGGAGCAAGGAGTGGACGTGTTGCTCGGCGGCGGCAGCGATTTCTTTGATCGCGCGAAGCGAAAGGACGGACGAGACCTGCTGTCTGAGTATTCGAAGGTTGGATACTCGATGGCTTCAAGCGGCTCCGCTCTCTCCGCGGTTACGGGGTCGAAGTGCCTTGGCTTGTTTAGCGCCGGTCACATGCCTTACAGCCTTGATCTTTCGGCAGGTGGGCAGGACATCCCCTCCCTGGCGCAGATGACAAGGCATGCGCTCACGACCCTCTCGCGAGGATCCACCGGGTTCGTCCTTCAGGTGGAAGGGGCCCGAATCGATCATGCCGCCCACGCCAACGACGTTGGCGCACTCCTCCGGGACCAGCTCGCTTTTGACGAAGCTCTCGGGGAGGTGATCAGGTTCGTGGACGGAAGGGACGACACCCTGGTCCTGCTTACGAGCGACCATGGGAATGCCAATCCCGGGTTGAATGGAACCGGCGCCGCGTATTCAGAGACTGACGAGCGATTTGCAAAAGTCGCTGGGTTCAGGCAGACGAACACCTGGGTGCTCGAAGGACTCAGCGCGAAGAGCACGGACGCAGACGTGCGCACGCGCGTGCAGCAGGGTCTCGGGCTGCAACTCTTGAAAGAAGAAGCGGACGTGCTCGTAGCTGCACTGCGGAGCGAACATCGCGATAGCTATCGGGTTCGGAACGCACCCCTCGTGGCTTTGGGCCAGGTCGTGGCCAACCATTGCGCCGTGGGCTGGACTGGGGTGTCGCACACCTCGGATCCGACTGAACTGGTCGCGTTTGGCCCCGGAAGCGAAGGCATCCGGGGGCTTGTGCCCAACACCTACCTCTACGAGTGCATGGTGCGGGCGCTCGATCTCAGGCGGGCCAAGGCGGCGTAG
- a CDS encoding TonB-dependent receptor: protein MSDQKELLTTQRKALTINLDEPKYGTFAEIGAGQEVARVFFQVGGAAGTVAKTISAYDMTFSDAIYGKAPRYVSKERLKLMLDHEYHLLVERLDAQRGDRTSFFVFADTVAARNFKGTNECHGWMGIRFQIEPHSEPSEIILHVRMWDKENILQQQALGIVGVNLIYGAFYYREDPQRFIQSLLDNLGPDRIEVDMLKFSGPAFKAVDNRLLSLYLVKHGLTNAVMFGPDSEVLQPSEVLYKKAILVERGSFRPVTHVNVDMLNCACAQFVQEPQVKGKDMVVLMEITMNNLLASGDLDAADFLARVDILGDIGFNVLISNYSEYYRLTSYFRRYTKEMIGVAMGISNLLEVFNEKYYENLEGGILEAFGRLFRNSVKLYVYPMQQQAYELYLAGAQSSSEAFKLPNHKFASGVLITAKNLQVSDHLRNLYAHLLENHFLDCIVGFDTTILNVYSRDVLKRIRTNDSSWERMVPSPVAEAIKKRRLFGYGSSVPPVPSGT, encoded by the coding sequence ATGAGTGACCAGAAGGAATTGCTTACCACCCAGCGCAAGGCCCTGACGATCAACCTGGACGAGCCGAAGTATGGCACGTTCGCAGAGATCGGGGCCGGCCAGGAGGTGGCGCGCGTGTTCTTCCAGGTAGGGGGCGCAGCAGGGACGGTGGCCAAGACCATATCGGCCTATGACATGACTTTCAGCGATGCCATTTATGGAAAGGCACCCCGTTATGTCTCGAAGGAACGGCTAAAGTTGATGCTCGACCACGAGTACCACCTGCTTGTGGAGCGGCTCGATGCGCAGCGGGGAGATCGCACGTCGTTCTTCGTATTCGCCGACACGGTGGCGGCGCGCAATTTCAAGGGCACAAACGAATGCCACGGTTGGATGGGTATTCGCTTTCAAATCGAGCCTCATTCGGAACCAAGTGAGATCATACTGCACGTCCGCATGTGGGACAAAGAAAACATCCTCCAGCAACAGGCGCTTGGGATCGTCGGCGTCAACTTGATCTACGGCGCTTTCTATTATCGCGAGGATCCCCAGCGGTTCATCCAATCGCTCCTGGATAATCTGGGACCGGACAGGATCGAGGTCGACATGCTGAAGTTTTCAGGTCCCGCCTTCAAAGCGGTGGACAACCGACTCTTGTCGCTTTACCTGGTGAAACACGGCCTGACCAATGCCGTCATGTTCGGGCCGGACAGCGAGGTGCTGCAGCCGTCCGAGGTGCTTTACAAGAAGGCCATCCTGGTCGAACGAGGCAGCTTCAGGCCGGTGACCCACGTCAATGTCGATATGTTGAATTGCGCGTGTGCGCAGTTTGTCCAGGAGCCGCAAGTCAAGGGGAAGGACATGGTGGTGCTCATGGAGATCACAATGAACAATCTCCTCGCGTCAGGTGACCTCGATGCGGCCGACTTCCTCGCGCGCGTCGATATCCTCGGCGACATCGGATTCAACGTTCTCATCTCGAATTATTCCGAGTACTATCGACTCACGTCCTATTTCCGCCGCTACACCAAGGAGATGATCGGTGTGGCGATGGGAATCTCCAATTTGCTCGAGGTGTTCAACGAGAAGTACTACGAGAATCTCGAGGGCGGAATTCTTGAAGCGTTCGGACGTCTATTCAGGAACTCGGTAAAGCTGTACGTTTATCCGATGCAGCAGCAGGCCTATGAACTCTACCTCGCAGGTGCGCAAAGCTCGAGCGAAGCCTTCAAGCTGCCCAACCACAAGTTCGCATCCGGAGTCCTGATCACAGCGAAGAACCTTCAGGTGTCCGACCACCTGCGAAACCTCTACGCGCACCTGTTGGAAAACCATTTCCTCGACTGTATCGTCGGCTTCGACACGACCATTCTAAACGTTTACTCGCGGGACGTTCTCAAGCGTATTCGTACCAACGACAGTTCGTGGGAACGGATGGTCCCGTCACCTGTGGCGGAGGCGATTAAGAAGCGTAGACTATTCGGGTATGGCAGCTCCGTGCCGCCTGTCCCGTCAGGAACCTGA
- a CDS encoding cobalamin biosynthesis protein CbiX has product MPRSFVTFLFDNGSLRASSTLNLRALAEQMGKRGCPVRAVSLLHSSGVDPTELGGLRAELLEVAVGEALAARPELEVRLLPFFLGPSGALTDYVPQRMRSIASKFPKASFKMAPSLCADPSAPDPELVEALVGTTLRAIEKSGFQRPRVVLVDHGTPVPMVTQVRDSLGCALAARLQGRAGDVAVASMERRPGEAYAFNEPLLETRLTTPPFDIGEVVVVLQFLSPGRHAGPEGDVAQICKAACGRSRGLRIEISDTMGAEPPMLDLLVRRWNELAISAPQAWA; this is encoded by the coding sequence GTGCCCAGGTCCTTCGTAACCTTCCTTTTCGACAACGGTTCGCTCCGTGCTTCGTCCACGCTTAACTTGCGCGCCCTTGCGGAACAGATGGGAAAAAGGGGATGCCCGGTTCGGGCAGTTTCACTGCTGCACTCGAGCGGGGTTGACCCCACGGAGTTGGGAGGGCTTCGTGCCGAGTTGCTTGAAGTGGCTGTGGGCGAAGCGCTGGCGGCCAGGCCGGAGCTGGAGGTCCGACTGCTCCCGTTCTTTCTGGGGCCGAGCGGAGCCCTCACCGACTACGTGCCGCAACGGATGCGCTCGATCGCCAGCAAGTTCCCGAAGGCCAGCTTCAAGATGGCGCCATCGTTGTGCGCGGATCCCTCCGCGCCTGATCCTGAGCTTGTGGAGGCATTGGTGGGCACGACCCTGCGCGCGATTGAGAAGAGTGGATTTCAACGGCCCCGCGTCGTCCTCGTCGACCATGGAACGCCGGTGCCGATGGTGACCCAGGTACGGGATTCGCTTGGATGCGCTCTTGCCGCGAGACTGCAGGGGAGGGCTGGGGATGTGGCCGTTGCGTCGATGGAACGCAGGCCGGGAGAAGCCTATGCTTTCAATGAGCCATTGCTGGAAACGCGCCTCACCACGCCGCCATTCGACATCGGTGAGGTGGTGGTGGTTTTGCAGTTCCTTTCTCCCGGCAGGCATGCGGGACCTGAGGGGGACGTGGCCCAGATCTGCAAGGCCGCCTGTGGCAGGAGCAGGGGACTTCGTATCGAAATTTCCGATACCATGGGCGCCGAGCCGCCGATGCTCGACCTGCTGGTGAGGCGTTGGAACGAGCTGGCGATCTCCGCACCCCAGGCCTGGGCATAA
- the uvrA gene encoding excinuclease ABC subunit UvrA — translation MSMQAATHIHIKGAREHNLKNLEVRIPRGALVVVTGPSGSGKSSLAFDTLYAEGYRKYMESLSAQARQVLEQLKKPDVDFVHGLSPVLAIEQRTGDGSPRSTIATVTEIADYARLLWSLVGEQRCPKDGGRVLRRSLDDNLARLYSEVPGQRIMLLAPLLQAKPSVLRDELPRLRQRGFQRVRIGGEIKSLDDSRLIPTGSTEVQVDLVVDRLVVAAEQRSRLADSLELCFREGRDRALVLAQQASDGPWRELTLSQHLACEVCGDVFEKLTPRHFSFNHSEGACTTCGGLGRKLRFVPELVVPDPDKSVREGALKPWRLGGKNLIIKHNAILKQLAEQAPFDADAPWRSLPEPTRQLLLHGSGERLFAFKLRRMREARAMPFEGVIPMLEESWRETDSDGFRARLTTFMVSGPCPECHGQRLNARSCAVKIQGSSLPEFFNLDVSAAAVFIQQLQSGSTEVPALGEVVGGIAQRLHFLSQTGLEYLQLNREYDTLSGGEAQRVRLATQLGMGLMGVIYVLDEPSIGLHPADNERLLNQLRELRDRGNTVVVVEHDEDTLRIADKIIELGPQAGAEGGRILFEGTPEECMRQPIQVSQTGGFLSRRLRVEKNTRTKEAGDAWLTVREARANNLKGIDVRFPIGLLTVVTGVSGSGKSTLVNDTLAAAAARKLNGAKSFPGAHRHVENLDFFNKLVQVDQSPIGRSPRSNPATYTKLLDLLRDLYAQVPLAKVRGYKANRFSFNVRGGRCERCQGDGVIKLDMQFMADAYAPCPSCGGRRFNRETLEVLFHGHSIADVLDMSVREAMQLFRNIPRVMDKLETLAAVGLGYLALGQSATTLSGGEAQRLKLSLELSRRQQGETLYILDEPTTGLHWTDIQNLMDLLFKLRDAGNTIIIIEHNLDVISLADWVVDLGPGGGRKGGELVFAGTVDGLAKQTTSLTGRSLARWRSYDLATPR, via the coding sequence ATACACATCAAGGGGGCGAGGGAGCATAATCTCAAAAACCTTGAAGTGAGGATTCCCCGCGGCGCCCTTGTCGTCGTCACCGGGCCCAGCGGATCTGGCAAGTCGTCGCTGGCTTTTGATACCCTGTATGCCGAGGGGTACAGGAAGTACATGGAGTCACTTAGCGCCCAGGCGAGACAAGTCCTGGAGCAACTCAAGAAGCCCGATGTCGACTTTGTCCACGGCTTGTCGCCCGTGCTTGCGATCGAACAGCGCACCGGGGATGGATCGCCGAGGAGCACAATCGCGACCGTGACGGAAATTGCTGATTACGCCCGACTCCTGTGGTCGTTGGTGGGAGAACAGCGTTGCCCGAAAGACGGGGGCAGGGTCTTGCGTCGATCATTGGATGACAACCTCGCCCGACTGTATTCAGAGGTCCCTGGGCAGAGGATCATGCTTCTTGCCCCCTTGCTCCAGGCAAAGCCGAGTGTTCTCCGTGACGAGTTGCCCCGGCTGCGGCAGCGTGGCTTCCAGCGCGTCCGCATCGGCGGCGAGATCAAAAGCCTCGACGATTCCAGGCTCATTCCCACCGGCTCCACCGAGGTGCAGGTTGATCTCGTCGTGGACCGCCTCGTGGTGGCTGCGGAACAGCGCAGCCGCCTCGCGGACTCCCTGGAGCTTTGTTTTCGGGAGGGCCGGGATCGTGCGCTCGTGCTCGCGCAGCAGGCATCCGACGGCCCGTGGCGAGAATTGACGCTTTCCCAGCACCTCGCTTGTGAGGTGTGTGGCGATGTCTTCGAGAAGCTCACTCCCAGGCATTTTTCTTTCAATCACAGCGAGGGAGCGTGCACCACCTGTGGCGGGCTTGGCCGCAAGCTTCGTTTTGTGCCCGAACTGGTGGTGCCCGATCCTGACAAATCCGTACGCGAGGGCGCCCTGAAGCCGTGGCGACTGGGAGGAAAGAATCTCATAATCAAGCACAACGCGATCCTCAAGCAACTGGCGGAACAGGCGCCCTTCGATGCGGACGCGCCCTGGCGGAGCCTGCCGGAGCCGACCCGTCAATTGCTGTTGCACGGGAGCGGAGAGCGGTTGTTCGCCTTCAAGCTGAGACGGATGCGAGAGGCGCGGGCAATGCCGTTTGAAGGGGTGATACCAATGCTCGAGGAGAGTTGGAGGGAGACAGACAGCGACGGCTTCCGTGCCCGGCTCACCACGTTCATGGTGAGCGGACCGTGTCCCGAATGCCATGGCCAAAGGTTGAATGCACGCTCTTGCGCTGTGAAAATCCAGGGCTCTTCGCTTCCGGAGTTCTTCAACCTGGATGTCTCAGCCGCTGCGGTATTCATCCAGCAACTACAGAGTGGCTCGACGGAGGTTCCGGCCCTCGGCGAGGTCGTGGGGGGCATCGCTCAACGTTTGCACTTTCTCTCCCAGACCGGCCTCGAGTATCTCCAGCTCAACCGTGAGTACGACACGCTCTCGGGAGGCGAAGCCCAACGGGTGCGGCTCGCCACTCAGCTGGGTATGGGATTGATGGGGGTGATCTATGTCCTGGACGAACCGAGCATCGGTCTGCATCCCGCCGACAATGAGCGCTTGCTGAACCAACTCCGGGAACTCCGGGACCGTGGCAACACCGTCGTTGTGGTGGAGCACGATGAGGACACCTTGAGGATTGCAGACAAGATCATCGAGCTGGGGCCGCAGGCGGGCGCGGAGGGTGGGAGGATCCTTTTTGAGGGAACTCCAGAGGAATGCATGCGCCAGCCTATCCAGGTCTCGCAGACCGGCGGATTTCTTTCCCGGCGATTGCGCGTGGAAAAGAACACCCGGACCAAGGAGGCTGGCGATGCCTGGCTCACCGTTCGCGAGGCCCGGGCCAACAACCTCAAAGGGATCGACGTGAGATTTCCGATTGGGCTGCTCACGGTCGTCACGGGAGTTTCGGGTTCTGGTAAAAGTACGTTGGTGAACGACACCCTCGCAGCAGCGGCGGCCAGGAAGCTTAACGGAGCAAAATCGTTTCCCGGCGCCCACCGACACGTTGAGAACCTGGATTTCTTCAACAAGCTCGTTCAGGTCGACCAGTCCCCCATTGGCCGGAGCCCGCGTTCCAATCCGGCCACTTACACAAAGTTGCTGGATCTCCTGCGCGATCTTTACGCCCAGGTCCCGCTTGCGAAGGTGAGGGGCTACAAAGCCAATCGATTCTCGTTCAATGTCAGGGGCGGGCGTTGTGAACGCTGCCAGGGCGATGGCGTCATCAAGCTCGACATGCAGTTCATGGCGGATGCCTACGCGCCTTGCCCGAGTTGTGGCGGACGGCGCTTCAATCGAGAAACATTGGAGGTGTTGTTTCACGGCCACAGCATTGCAGACGTTCTCGACATGTCGGTCCGTGAAGCGATGCAGCTCTTCAGGAACATCCCGCGCGTGATGGACAAATTGGAGACGCTCGCCGCGGTCGGACTGGGTTATCTGGCACTCGGGCAATCAGCGACGACCCTCTCCGGAGGTGAAGCCCAACGCCTCAAACTCTCGCTTGAACTGAGTCGCCGCCAGCAGGGCGAAACCCTCTACATTCTCGACGAACCGACGACGGGCCTCCACTGGACCGATATTCAGAACCTGATGGATTTGCTGTTCAAACTCCGGGATGCGGGGAACACGATCATCATCATAGAGCACAATCTGGACGTGATTTCACTTGCTGATTGGGTCGTCGATCTTGGCCCGGGGGGCGGGCGCAAGGGCGGCGAGTTGGTGTTTGCCGGCACGGTCGACGGACTCGCAAAACAGACCACCTCGTTGACGGGTCGAAGCCTGGCACGCTGGAGGAGTTACGATTTGGCGACGCCACGCTGA
- a CDS encoding methyl-accepting chemotaxis protein, with protein sequence MRLSFRSKITLITAVPLLCAILLGSVIFLYLHKEVRDLRRFQDTASLVELYSRLSEAAYSEMASWAMALGTKDQVREGRLGGNTGIETVADAQAIIDTAEKTQAEAAEKLNSILPKIEATVARIDLAAINPELRELILKNQEEIQQIPKYREEMRNFAPKTAWADKPGGGIFQRERPAMGVFYTIWERLDKITPLLAKETDDLDAYRYLELQRISNAFRPSYLDTQSVIHWSLNSPSTSPEAPVILRRGLEIWNAYETSFKHLADDKALLLFAAMTNDPTYREVKRLNELLANTAHTGPFPQGIYPQFRLHASRMLDVILPGISRDLAILVRERNDAELSLAVRNRNLVAAFVGACLLISLASSFLATRSILRRLETTIDGVRKGATDVANASTQITEMSQNLSETSSAQAASVEETSAALAELSAITKQNVDNARDTLVMIEKAGHAVDDSVATVNRLGASMTVLSQRSKQTQDIVKNIDEIAFQTNILALNAAVEAARAGAAGAGFAVVADEVRTLAQRAAQASVETGRLIEESAMAINESAELTSHVTAAFDEMRKTQLEMRQRTETITEASKQQSVGLEEISKSSNVLQSGTMSNAAHAEESAATAAILREHACTLRTHIEDLSQYVTNSKG encoded by the coding sequence ATGCGTCTTTCATTCCGCAGCAAGATCACGCTCATAACCGCGGTTCCCCTCCTGTGCGCTATCCTGTTAGGATCAGTGATCTTTCTCTATCTGCATAAAGAAGTTCGAGACCTTCGCAGGTTCCAGGACACAGCATCGCTCGTCGAATTGTACTCTCGCCTCAGCGAAGCCGCCTACAGTGAAATGGCTTCCTGGGCCATGGCGCTTGGGACAAAAGATCAGGTCCGTGAGGGTCGCCTGGGTGGAAACACCGGCATCGAAACGGTTGCAGATGCCCAAGCCATCATAGATACGGCAGAAAAGACCCAGGCCGAGGCTGCAGAGAAGTTGAACTCAATCCTGCCGAAAATCGAAGCGACGGTGGCGCGTATCGATCTCGCGGCGATCAATCCAGAGCTCCGCGAACTGATCCTAAAGAACCAGGAAGAAATTCAGCAGATCCCGAAATATCGCGAAGAGATGCGCAACTTTGCACCAAAAACCGCCTGGGCCGACAAACCAGGCGGCGGTATCTTCCAGCGGGAACGCCCCGCCATGGGCGTCTTCTACACCATCTGGGAGCGGCTTGACAAAATCACCCCCCTTCTGGCGAAGGAAACCGACGATCTTGACGCCTATCGCTACCTGGAACTGCAGCGAATCTCCAACGCCTTTCGCCCTTCCTATCTGGATACACAAAGCGTCATCCATTGGAGTCTCAACTCACCGTCCACGAGTCCCGAGGCCCCTGTCATCTTGCGGCGCGGACTTGAGATATGGAACGCGTATGAGACGTCTTTTAAGCACCTCGCCGACGATAAAGCCCTCTTGCTTTTTGCCGCGATGACAAACGACCCGACCTATCGCGAAGTGAAGAGACTTAACGAGCTTCTTGCGAATACCGCTCACACGGGACCTTTCCCCCAGGGTATCTATCCCCAGTTTCGCCTCCACGCTTCGCGCATGCTCGATGTCATCCTGCCTGGAATCAGTCGGGATCTCGCAATCCTGGTGCGCGAACGCAACGACGCAGAGCTTTCGCTTGCAGTGCGCAACCGCAACCTGGTGGCGGCCTTCGTCGGCGCGTGCCTCCTGATTTCACTCGCTTCCAGCTTCCTCGCAACCAGGAGCATCCTCCGGCGTCTCGAAACCACAATCGACGGGGTGCGCAAGGGCGCAACCGATGTCGCAAATGCGTCCACCCAGATCACGGAAATGAGCCAAAATCTCTCGGAAACCTCGTCGGCACAGGCTGCGAGCGTGGAAGAGACGAGCGCCGCACTGGCAGAGTTGAGCGCGATCACAAAGCAGAATGTAGACAACGCCAGGGATACCCTGGTCATGATTGAGAAGGCCGGGCATGCGGTCGACGACTCGGTCGCCACCGTGAACCGACTCGGCGCCTCGATGACAGTGCTATCGCAACGGAGCAAACAGACGCAGGATATCGTCAAGAATATCGATGAGATCGCTTTTCAAACAAACATCCTGGCTTTGAACGCTGCCGTCGAGGCGGCCCGGGCAGGCGCGGCAGGCGCCGGATTCGCCGTGGTCGCGGATGAAGTTCGCACCCTTGCCCAACGCGCCGCACAGGCGTCGGTCGAAACTGGGCGACTGATCGAGGAGTCGGCCATGGCAATCAACGAAAGCGCCGAACTTACGAGTCATGTGACTGCTGCGTTTGACGAAATGAGAAAAACCCAACTCGAGATGCGTCAGCGCACCGAGACGATCACAGAGGCTTCCAAGCAGCAAAGCGTCGGGCTCGAAGAGATCAGCAAGAGTTCCAATGTACTGCAATCGGGCACCATGAGCAACGCGGCCCACGCCGAGGAATCGGCTGCGACTGCCGCCATACTCCGGGAGCATGCCTGCACCCTCCGCACCCACATCGAGGATCTTTCCCAGTACGTGACGAACTCCAAGGGCTGA